The region tccagaggaagtcgacactcatccagtccatccaagatgaagacaacttggaaccggtcgtatctgcagattcctgcttctttggtctcaataaagaagcgattaagaagttccaccaagctaaattgttctcctttcagtaaattcagctctctgaaagtgaggagaaatgtaaagtgtatgtcgtggttggcttgtttttcagcccagtccaggatgaacttgtgtgttaagatggttttaccaataccggccactccagttgtcattattgtcctgattggttgatcgtgtccaggtaagggtttaaagaggtcggcacatttgattggtgttccttcattggctggtttcctggaagcggtTTCAATccgtctgacctcatgttccttgttgacctctccactgcctctctctgtgatgaagatctctgtgtagaaCTCATTCAGAGGCGTTGAATgacctgctttagcgattccctcaaacacacacgagaattttttcttcaaatgagacttgattttatgttggcactcgacagcagcagctcctaaatgagaaaaaaacattagacatcagttagtggatggtGGCATCAGTTGgaacatgtcaatatttcctgttGAATTATCAATTTCatgatatttagtggcttcattacttgtggtcAGAAAAGCTGGTTGTGACAGACTGCATGTTACAGAGTCAAAATGTTCAGGACTTTTCGTTTTTCCACAGCaatatgattggtctaatgattatactaatgataatgaattagtgtaaaatgaaatgctgatataacaagatagtgttgcatctcttccactgagttattctgctgttgatctgcagcttatgtttaatattattattaataattataataatattaataattacattgaataacattttatttcaaggcGCCTTTCATGACACCCAAGTTCGCCTTACAATTCATAAAACAATCTAGGGTCAAAAACAGCAAGAGCTGCATCGCCAACAGCATGATCAAAACAAGACATAAGACCCATGTAGGAGgtggtaagaacagcagtgaggagacccaggtaggagggggtaagaacagcagtgaggagacccaggtaggggggggtaagaacagtgaggagacccaggtaggagggggtaagaacagcagtgaggagacccaggtaggagggggtaagaacagtgaggagacccaggtaggcgggggtaagaacagtgaggagacccaggtaggagggggtaagaacagtgaggagacccaggtaggagggggtaagaacagtgaggagacccaggtaggagggggtaagaacagtgaggagacccaggtaggagggggtaagaacagtgaggagacccaggtaggagggggtaagaacagcagtgaggagacccaggtaggagggggtaagaacagcagtgaggagacccaggtaggagggggtaagaacagcagtgaggagacccaggtagtagggggtaagaacagtgaggagacccaggtaggagggggtaagaacagtgaggagacccaggtaggagggggtaagaacagcagtgaggagaccaaggtaggagggggtaagaacagcagtgaggagacccaggtaggagggggtaagaacagtgaggagacccaggtaggagggggtaagaacagcagtgaggagacccaggtaggagggggtaagaacagcagtgaggagacccaggtaggagggggtaagaacagtagcCCAACGGGGATACGAGGGGAACCCCCAGTAGGGGGTCATTACAGCGAGAAGGCCAGTgggagccctagcacccacggtgctgagagccctagcacgccctggcacccacggtgctgagagccctagcacccacggtgctgagagaactagcacccacggtgctgagagaaCTAGCACCCAGGGTGCTGAGGCGGGAGGTCGGGACGGTGAAGACCAGCAGAGGATGACGAAGGGAGCGGCAGGGCctgtcctcctggaggaggtcgGGGAGATAAGTGGGGGCCACGTTGTGGGGGGCTTTGTCGGTGAGCAGAAGGGTTTTAAGGTCAGTCCGGTgttggacagggagccagtgtagtTGGACGAGAATGGGGTTGATGTGGTCGGGGATTCGGTGCTGGTAATGAtgatgtttaacattctttaaccatttaaccccacaacaaccctacatactggatcaaaccatttaacaccAAAGAGGAAAGATTGTCTCCACGTTGAAGTTTGAAGTCTCACATTATGTAATTTAGTCCGAAGAGAACAAATAATATTCTCCTACTGCTCatcaaaatgtgtatttcttctctgttttcaaaataagagcctcttaccgccccacagtttgtcggccagttcctcctggttcatctccatcaggcagaggattgtgatgtccaccactccctctatggcgcgcctcctctgctcctccttcttatcatccacctcctcctcctccactctctgaccctctgagcattgtgggtaatctgagaagagatccctccagagcttcttcagctccttgtctagaaaagcgtgtgcgttctcctcagccctctggaacagaacaatcatcaaggagaactttactctgaactcactgaggacatcagaagcatctgtcctggattcacgtcctgctggacaagagatgctttctaatgttcatggagagctgaagtcaaacgtCTCGGTGGACATTTAcccaccttgatcagctctgtttgatgttgcagagactgagcactggtaacctttgacgtCATCTGGTGTCtttggggaacacacacacacacacacacacactagggctgtcaaaattgctcaaaaatgacattcgaatgttcgtttggaaaaaaatcacgaattcgaactattcgaatatcgcgtttttggatacatttcgaacgaatattcgaactttgAATATGTTTGCCGTCTCGTTGAGAGTGCTGGTGGGCCGCGGCTTCCTGCTGGGCATTTCCTTACTTTAAAacgagggacatcgcgaacagacagaggctcattcacaaagcagttaggcgcttgtaccgcgggagtgttttttcacattcaaatattatgagggacatcgcgaacaaaCAGAGGCTcactcacaaagcagataggCGCTTGTGTAACCGAGCGTTGGCACTTAGATATTTATATGACAAGAATGACACAAgcgtggaagggaaaatagtctCGTTTACTTAGTACATATCAGAAGTCACCCAGTCACAGCGTgagagctggaatacctatatccaagtacggaaaccccgaggggataaaatacattcgctcttcacaatactagtctgttacacttgtaccgcgggagtgtttttttcacattcgaatattatgagggacatcgcgaacagacagaggctcattcacaaagcagatagaggcgcttgtaccgcgggagtgttttttcacattcgaatattaattttcacgttcgaattcgcgttgttggatacatttcgaacgaatattcgaacttcgaatattcgttgacagccctaacacacacacacaattctattTCGCCAGACTTGTAGATGTCAGTATCAGTAGAGACTGATAACAACCaagtggtctgttttcatcgtctgtttgaacccctacctctcctctctggagggacgTCCATCTTTAAACACCAATGGTAcatccatagagtggtcactcttcatggagacacagctgggtccaggggggtctgttctctgctgctgctctgggctacaacacacacacacacacacacacacacacacacacacacacacacacacacacacacacacacacacacacacacacacacacacacacacacacacacacacacacacacacacacgtagatatcAGTAGTCTGAAAACAACCaagtggtctgttttcatcgtctgtttgaagccctacctctcctctctggaggggcgtccatctttaaaggtaACAGGTCTATCCATAGAGCGGtaactcttcatggagacacagctgggtccaggggagtctgctctctcctgctggactcttctagaaaaacaagaaccaggatttatggacgttcgatggaagctgtatctttatgatctctgataaatcctcacctcttcttgatagactgatttccatctttaaaactAACAGGTACATCCATAGACCagccactcttcatggagacacagctgggtccaggggagtctgctctctcctgctggactcttctagaaaaacaagaaccaggatttatggacgttcgatggaagctgtatctttatgatctctgataaatcctcacctcttcttgatagactgatttccatctttaaaactAACAGGTGGATCCATAGACCagccactcttcatggagacacagctgggtccaggggggtctgttctctcctgcttctctgggcttcaaaacacacacacacacacacacacacacacacacacacacacacacacacacacacacacacacacacacacacacacacacacacacacacacacacacacacacacacacacacacacacacacgtagatatcAGTAGTCTGAAAACAACCaagtggtctgttttcatcgtctgtttgaagccctacctctcctctctggaggggcgtccatctttaaaggtaacaggtctatccatagagcggtcactcttcatggagacacagctgggtccaggggagtctgctctctcctgctggactcttctagaaaaacaagaaccaggatttgtGGACGTTCGAtggaagctgtatctttatgatctctgataaatcctcacctcttcttgatagactgatttccatctttaaaactAACAGGTACATCCATAGACCagccactcttcatggagacacagctgggtccaggggagtctgctctctcctgctggactcttctagaaaaacaagaaccaggatttatggacgttcgatggaagctgtatctttatgatctctgataaatcctcacctcttcttgatagactgatttccatctttaaaactAACAGGTGGATCCATAGACCagccactcttcatggagacacagctgggtccaggggagtctgctctctcctgcttctctgggcttcaacacacacacacacacacacacacacacacacacacacacacacacacacacacacacacacacacacacacacacacacacacacacacacacacacacacacacacacacacacacaccttttactcagactaatgatggagtcatgatgcatcactgctgagctctgagagtGACAGCAGTCACAAACAGGGAGATcgtcttcttacctcttagctttgctccggcggccatgtttcccagacagagtggtcttagaggtaggacccccctcttctctctcctcatccatagtagactgcagacctggacacaaagaaaactcatccatcacttcaattgccttttgaactttagctgtttattgagagagaaGATCTTTGTGACTGTTtcacactaaagcattatggacgtcatTGACCATCGATATGAACCCCACAACATAACCGCACtgccctcactacagtacagatgcagtgatgttgataggttttcaatgtagtgagtccccgggacccacaggtggcgagttgggtgggtccctgagaaattcaatgggtcccgactccccagtttaaaaaatgtgtttcttttttattattattctatttcttaaattaaattaatagtgttaaactccttgatggtggtatgatatggttagagctggagtactcaaccgttcatgtttaacactagaaacgccgggccatttttacttactcctagcgccgcacgaggggtcaaatgacccctaagtcattttaatgagaggctgtgcatttgcacataatgatcactaggtggcgccaatgagctattaccgcgcgagcgccacatttgtgtgtgtgtgtgtgtgtgtgtgtcacaagcctagtcctcacgattttgtcataaatgtacatatattcaatcagaaggattgcaaaaaaatcctgtttgatttgctcattcgacacgaatgagcacagcatcgagcagtggaaacgtgggtttatttactatgaagttcgtatttttaattgttgaaatgaaatcagcggtgacgagctagttgttttggtagcggctaaattagcatgtcgcgataccttgtacaggggatcacatcTGCGCCGAGTacatgcgcagagggttgaaacagcgcttgtccgatctgctcacaagaaggtttctttggccagttactgtgattaaacacgagttgtttaatgttcacaatgtatcgtttttcatggggaaaatgagatgcgtccccgggacgcatggatagtgagtttagtgcgtcctttcagattttaatgcgtcagggacgcaggacgcgtacctagcaacatcactgcagatgtgtacagcagatgacagatgaattattaaacacCTTGAGACTGTGACTGTGCTTAAACTACAACacaaaaaagatatacaatagACTTAAAAGATTAATTGCGGTACCATTAAAGTAAAGAACGTTTGAATAATTTCTCCACTGGAccaaagtctgaattctgtcCCTTTACTGAACCACAGATTCCCTATAGATCAACTGGTGAAGCTCAACACATCGATAATCAATACGCACAAATATTAACTTTTTTAAATATCAGCACATTGAAAGGACTTCTGTCACGTCCTTATTTTAATTCGGAGTAGCATCAGGACAAACGAATCACTTGAATATTGAACGCAGTGTCCGATTTACCACACGGGTcagaaaagcagtgaaacatgaACCAAGGTTGCATTCTCTACAGTAAACTGTCTTTAATTGATAAGCGATACACGGAGACATATACCGAGATGAGGTCAATATTAACGAGAGTAagctggttgttcattatcatATACATAAACgaaagacaataaaaacggTAGTATACTGTCGGCCTACCTTACCTTATCGTAGCCTATCTATTCCGTGATTAAAATGCGTCCATACGGTATAAAGTAATAAAAGtataaatgtaagggaagaaactGAGGTTAAAGTGTTTATAAAACACTTAAACCTTTAAAaagttaatcaggtgaaaggtttAAAAAGCGGAGAAAGAAAGGCTTCACGCTGCGACAAACTTATGAGGAAGTGAGCTGATCCGGTTTGACTTTCATCCGCCCCTCTCAGCGCGGGTAACGTGTTTTCGGGGAAACGCGCACGCAGGcgcgcgcgcgcaaacacaaacacaaacacaaacacacacacacacacacacacacacacacacacactcacacacacacacacacacacacacacacacacacacagatcactgAGCCAATTTATGGCAGAAACTCTGATCCTTCCGTCcactgggttacagcagaaactctgggaccaggaccaggaccgggacccGGACCCGGACCAGAAGccggaccgggaccgggacaaggacccggaccaggacccggatcaggaccaggaccaggtccaggaccgggaccaggacacGGACCAGGACCCGGATCAGGACCAGGTCCAGGACCCGGACCGGGACCAGGTCCTGATCCGGGTAAGGGTCCCGGTCCGGGTCCCGGTTCGGGTCCTGGTCCGAGTCCCGGTCCGGGTCCCGGTCCAGATCCGGGTCCGTGTCCTGGTACCGCTATTGGTCCAGGTCTGGTTCTGGGTCTGGGTCCTGGTCATGGTCCGGGTCCCGGATCTGGACCGGGACCACGACCCGGATCTGGACCGGGACCACGACCCGGatccatgttgatatcgctgcgtggTCTCTGGCTAGACCAGGGGCGATTCTATGTTGTGACTTTTGGGGGTGCTCAGCCCTcaggaagccacaggggtatATGAAGTATACAAAGGGGGAGGGATTACGAATATCGTAGATGTGATTCCTGCATTCTGCTGCATTGTAGGGTGACCTGGTGGAGTGTACTTTTGAACAGTCTGCTGATTTATTGTCAGAAAAGCACAGATATTTTGCATGATATGTAATGTATAATACCAATGAATATTTCATCCCAGAGGAAAGGATTTAACTAAGTCTCTAGCctttaaagaataaataaattgtttataaCTGAACCTTTTTATCTTAGTAATAGACAACACTGTTGTTAATATAGTATTATATTatccatgattttttttttgccctgtCCAAGATTCTGTGACCTTTATTTTCTTCGTAACTATGCTGCCAATTGATGGCGCTGTGAGCTAAATAATGCATTTCTGaaccactaaagtgatgaaaagaaaaaagactgtttggatgaaggaataatcataTGGATGGATTGTGAACTGTAATAATGAAGTTCAGGTAGATTAAATTTCCTTTGGGTAATTTTCACTTCAAAATGAGCATATTGGACGGTGAACTGTGGGCCGTTGTCACTCACCAGTCAAACCCGACGATCGGAGTCTGCTTATTGTAAAAGTCATTTGGGATTGGGTTTCTCTTTCACAgcgcagaagagaagagagaggagaggtagagagagagagagagagagagagagagagagagagagagagagagagagagagagagagagagagagagggagaggggagaggagagagagagagagagagagagagagagagagagagagagagaggataggagaaggggagggagagagagagagaggggggagagagagagagagagagagagagacagacagacagacagacagacagacagacagacagacagacagacagacagacagacagacagacagacagacagacagacagacagacagacagacagacagacagacagacagagagagagagagagacagagagagagagagacagacagacagacagacagacagacagacagacagacagaca is a window of Gadus morhua unplaced genomic scaffold, gadMor3.0, whole genome shotgun sequence DNA encoding:
- the LOC115538981 gene encoding uncharacterized protein LOC115538981 isoform X3, which translates into the protein MDEEREEGGPTSKTTLSGKHGRRSKAKSPEKQERADSPGPSCVSMKSGWSMDPPVSFKDGNQSIKKRRVQQERADSPGPSCVSMKSGWSMDVPVSFKDGNQSIKKRRVQQERADSPGPSCVSMKSGWSMDVPVSFKDGNQSIKKRRVQQERADSPGPSCVSMKSYRSMDRPVTFKDGRPSREESPEQQQRTDPPGPSCVSMKSDHSMDVPLVFKDGRPSREERGLRRTHTLF
- the LOC115538981 gene encoding uncharacterized protein LOC115538981 isoform X2, with the translated sequence MDEEREEGGPTSKTTLSGKHGRRSKAKSPEKQERADSPGPSCVSMKSGWSMDPPVSFKDGNQSIKKRVQQERADSPGPSCVSMKSGWSMDVPVSFKDGNQSIKKRRVQQERADSPGPSCVSMKSGWSMDVPVSFKDGNQSIKKRRVQQERADSPGPSCVSMKSYRSMDRPVTFKDGRPSREESPEQQQRTDPPGPSCVSMKSDHSMDVPLVFKDGRPSREERHQMTSKVTSAQSLQHQTELIKVGKCPPRRLTSALHEH
- the LOC115538981 gene encoding uncharacterized protein LOC115538981 isoform X4 codes for the protein MDEEREEGGPTSKTTLSGKHGRRSKAKSPEKQERTDPPGPSCVSMKSGWSMDPPVSFKDGNQSIKKRRVQQERADSPGPSCVSMKSGWSMDVPVSFKDGNQSIKKRRVQQERADSPGPSCVSMKSYRSMDRPVTFKDGRPSREESPEQQQRTDPPGPSCVSMKSDHSMDVPLVFKDGRPSREERHQMTSKVTSAQSLQHQTELIKVGKCPPRRLTSALHEH
- the LOC115538981 gene encoding uncharacterized protein LOC115538981 isoform X1, encoding MDEEREEGGPTSKTTLSGKHGRRSKAKSPEKQERADSPGPSCVSMKSGWSMDPPVSFKDGNQSIKKRRVQQERADSPGPSCVSMKSGWSMDVPVSFKDGNQSIKKRRVQQERADSPGPSCVSMKSGWSMDVPVSFKDGNQSIKKRRVQQERADSPGPSCVSMKSYRSMDRPVTFKDGRPSREESPEQQQRTDPPGPSCVSMKSDHSMDVPLVFKDGRPSREERHQMTSKVTSAQSLQHQTELIKVGKCPPRRLTSALHEH